The following coding sequences lie in one Flagellimonas eckloniae genomic window:
- a CDS encoding cytochrome c oxidase subunit IV, translated as MLKFVKNHMESIEGIASYPMISLLIFFVFFVLLFWWVFTASKAHIKEMGELPLDNDQQNKL; from the coding sequence ATGTTGAAATTTGTGAAAAACCATATGGAAAGTATAGAAGGTATTGCAAGTTATCCTATGATATCCTTGTTAATATTCTTCGTGTTTTTTGTCCTCTTGTTTTGGTGGGTATTTACTGCTAGCAAAGCACATATAAAAGAGATGGGAGAACTGCCTTTAGATAACGATCAACAAAATAAACTATAG
- the ccoN gene encoding cytochrome-c oxidase, cbb3-type subunit I translates to MEIQQFSYDNKIVQKFLYATMLWGVVGMLVGLLLAFMFLFPNITDGISWLSFGRLRPLHTNAVIFAFVGNAIFAGVYYSTQRLLKARMFSDFLSNFNFWGWQLIIVAAAITLPLGYTTSKEYAELEWPIDIAIAVVWVVFGWNLIGTILKRRQRHLYVAIWFYLATFVTVAVLHIFNSLELPVAALKSYSVYAGVQDALVQWWYGHNAVAFFLTTPFLGLMYYFVPKAANRPIYSYRLSIVHFWSLIFIYIWAGPHHLLYSSLPDWAQNLGVVFSIMLIAPSWGGMINGLLTLRGVWDKVRSDATLKFMVVAITGYGMATFEGPMLSLKNVNAIAHFSDWIIAHVHVGALAWNGFLTFGMIYWLVPKMFKTTLYSKGLANLHFWIGTLGIILYALPMYVAGFTQALMWKEFNPDGSLVYGNFLETVTQIIPMYWMRAIGGTMFLVGMLIMVYNVIVTIRKGSSVEDELAEAPALTRVSKRRTAGETFHNWLERRPVQLTILATVAILIGGIIQIVPTILVKSNIPTITSVKPYTPLELEGRDLYIREGCVGCHSQMIRPFRSEVERYGEYAKAGEFVYDHPFLWGSKRTGPDLLRIGGKYSDNWHLNHMYDPQSTSSGSIMPAYQWLVVNEHDRSAVQSKMEAMVSLGVPYTDEDIANAPQSMAEQAIQIEKNLYTDPEFERTYEADKKYAQENGEDFIEMRDREIVALIAYLQRLGTDIKVKETK, encoded by the coding sequence ATGGAAATACAACAATTTAGCTACGATAACAAAATCGTACAAAAGTTTTTATACGCTACCATGCTATGGGGCGTTGTTGGAATGCTGGTAGGACTGCTACTGGCGTTTATGTTTTTGTTTCCCAATATCACAGATGGTATTTCGTGGTTGAGCTTTGGACGTTTGCGCCCATTGCATACCAATGCCGTGATTTTTGCATTTGTCGGGAACGCCATCTTTGCCGGGGTTTATTATTCCACCCAAAGATTGCTGAAAGCGAGAATGTTTAGTGATTTTCTGAGCAATTTTAATTTTTGGGGCTGGCAACTAATTATTGTGGCTGCCGCCATTACATTGCCTTTGGGGTATACCACATCTAAAGAATATGCAGAATTGGAATGGCCCATAGATATTGCCATCGCCGTGGTTTGGGTTGTTTTTGGTTGGAACCTGATTGGAACCATCTTAAAAAGAAGACAACGCCATCTCTATGTTGCAATTTGGTTTTACCTGGCAACATTTGTTACCGTTGCGGTACTTCATATTTTTAATAGTTTGGAGTTGCCCGTAGCTGCTTTAAAAAGTTATTCGGTGTATGCAGGTGTACAAGATGCTTTGGTGCAATGGTGGTACGGACATAATGCCGTAGCCTTCTTTTTAACCACACCATTTTTGGGATTGATGTATTATTTTGTTCCCAAAGCAGCAAATAGGCCTATATATTCTTATCGCCTTTCCATTGTCCATTTCTGGTCATTGATATTCATTTATATCTGGGCAGGACCTCACCATTTATTGTATTCGTCTTTACCAGATTGGGCTCAAAACTTAGGGGTTGTTTTCTCTATTATGTTGATTGCTCCATCTTGGGGGGGTATGATCAATGGACTTTTAACCTTGAGAGGCGTTTGGGATAAAGTGCGTAGTGACGCCACTTTAAAATTTATGGTAGTTGCTATTACAGGATATGGTATGGCCACATTTGAAGGGCCTATGCTATCCCTTAAAAATGTAAATGCCATTGCGCATTTTAGCGATTGGATTATTGCTCACGTACATGTGGGGGCACTGGCTTGGAATGGATTTTTGACCTTCGGTATGATTTATTGGCTGGTACCAAAAATGTTCAAGACAACACTGTATTCAAAAGGATTGGCAAACTTGCATTTCTGGATTGGTACCTTAGGTATTATCCTATATGCATTGCCCATGTATGTTGCTGGGTTTACCCAAGCCCTAATGTGGAAAGAATTTAACCCAGATGGATCATTGGTCTATGGAAATTTCTTGGAAACCGTTACCCAAATCATTCCAATGTATTGGATGCGTGCTATAGGAGGTACCATGTTCCTTGTTGGTATGTTGATCATGGTCTACAATGTGATTGTCACAATTAGAAAAGGAAGCTCAGTAGAAGATGAATTAGCTGAAGCACCTGCTCTGACAAGAGTCTCTAAAAGAAGAACTGCAGGAGAGACTTTCCACAACTGGTTGGAAAGAAGACCAGTGCAATTGACCATTTTGGCCACAGTTGCCATTTTAATAGGAGGGATTATCCAGATTGTGCCTACTATTCTGGTAAAATCCAATATTCCTACCATCACAAGTGTAAAACCATATACACCTTTAGAATTGGAAGGAAGGGATCTATACATTCGTGAAGGTTGTGTGGGTTGTCATTCCCAAATGATCAGACCTTTTAGAAGTGAAGTGGAGCGCTATGGCGAATATGCCAAAGCGGGAGAGTTTGTGTATGACCATCCTTTCCTATGGGGTAGTAAGCGAACTGGTCCAGATTTATTGCGAATTGGAGGGAAGTACTCAGATAATTGGCACTTGAACCATATGTATGATCCCCAAAGTACGTCTTCAGGGTCTATTATGCCTGCCTATCAGTGGTTGGTTGTAAATGAACATGATAGAAGCGCCGTACAAAGTAAAATGGAAGCTATGGTTAGTCTTGGTGTGCCTTATACGGATGAAGATATAGCCAATGCGCCGCAATCTATGGCTGAACAAGCCATCCAGATAGAGAAGAATCTATATACAGATCCAGAATTTGAAAGAACCTATGAGGCCGATAAAAAATATGCGCAAGAAAATGGAGAGGATTTTATTGAAATGCGTGATAGGGAGATTGTTGCATTGATTGCTTACTTGCAACGATTGGGAACTGATATTAAAGTAAAAGAAACAAAGTAA
- the ccoS gene encoding cbb3-type cytochrome oxidase assembly protein CcoS yields the protein MSVIYVLLAISISVALVFFVAFVFSVKSGQYDDAYTPSVRMLFEDELVGDLEENEAEIIEIKQSKEQTNIYGNTTI from the coding sequence ATGAGTGTTATATATGTGTTGTTGGCCATAAGTATTTCAGTTGCGCTGGTCTTTTTTGTTGCTTTTGTCTTTTCGGTCAAAAGTGGACAATATGATGATGCATATACACCTTCCGTCCGTATGCTTTTTGAGGATGAATTAGTAGGTGATTTAGAAGAAAACGAAGCAGAAATTATAGAAATCAAACAAAGTAAAGAACAAACCAATATATATGGAAATACAACAATTTAG